Proteins from a single region of Oncorhynchus tshawytscha isolate Ot180627B linkage group LG03, Otsh_v2.0, whole genome shotgun sequence:
- the LOC121841207 gene encoding uncharacterized protein LOC121841207: MFPKNVTSAAAGALAPPLRAAQVAPPPHRLVDVDVCHGYYDVMGQLDNTFNCSKDSFIYCCGSCHYRFCCPDPTRRLEQSSCTNYDSPDWAKTPPPNAILLDDDEPELDPLQPLSHNTGFVIGGVIVFMVAVAVGIKIMFNKVSQQANNGEINMPRALVDMLRHQSSPVQQDERNNSVALCGSGEGQGTLGRPPKNLYAPGLPSKDNRLGNIQHNFIHSGTSPNHTATIEHAPRMNNTQLAAGGTLLSSKHNNTKEQPSFHHSLHNLAQLPPSYENATKPELNRYSSLKRLEKSGLDEYSSGYCTTKRRPHTAQPALQSSSHHIPCGGDYNTMGGRGTLPRHAPRPWIQPTGLPPVSPTVNPYPLDPIEQHYNPNYDTLSKPARKVISQDQLLNMGDVPGNTGTLSRMSKNQQHQYYKAMAAATKNSNTQTLTRKPQDRPQERPQSNTQTLTRKPQDRPQERPQSSTQTLTRKPKDRPQERPQSNNQTLTRKPKDWPQERPQDRLLMSPDHLEESMGRGVGGMGVGVQDPYAHGGGGGMVPTLPRGGLTPQQKAQSQQNVCATPSLDRHHMIKMNSHPTSGREQERSQGMTGHMSGGMGGGMGGWGGSEMPGAGVVMGTGTLGGHSAKRMAFAAKRQNTIEQLHFIPGGGDGGAGGGSRGGGSGGGGGGSQGIRTGSKNEVTV; this comes from the exons ATGTTCCCCAAGAACGTGACATCTGCGGCAGCGGGAGCCCTGGCTCCTCCGTTGCGCGCGGCCCAGGTAGCTCCTCCTCCCCACAGACTGGTGGACGTGGACGTGTGCCATGGTTACTATGACGTCATGGGCCAGTTGGACAACACCTTCAATTGTTCCAAGGACAGCTTCATCTACTGCTGTGGCAGCTGCCACTACCGCTTCTGCTGCCCCGACCCCACCCGTCGTTTGGAGCAGAGCAGCTGTACCAACTACGACTCCCCGGATTGGGCCAAGACCCCGCCACCAAACGCCATACTCCTGGATGATGATGAGCCGGAACTGGACCCTCTGCAGCCTCTGAGCCACAACACAGGCTTTGTGATTGGAGGTGTCATTGTGTTTATGGTAGCGGTTGCCGTGGGGATTAAGATAATGTTCAACAAGGTGTCGCAGCAGGCCAACAACGGAGAGATCAACATGCCCAG AGCGCTGGTGGACATGTTGCGtcaccagtccagtccagtgcAGCAGGATGAGAGGAACAACAGCGTGGCTCTGTGTGGTTCAGGGGAGGGACAGGGTACGCTGGGCAGACCTCCCAAAAACCTCTATGCCCCTGGCCTGCCCAGCAAGGACAACAGAC TGGGGAATATTCAACACAATTTTATCCATTCAGGAACCAGTCCCAATCACACTGCTACCATCG AACACGCCCCCCGTATGAACAACACCCAGCTGGCGGCAGGAGGAACTCTTCTGTCCAGCAAACACAACAATACTAAAGAGCAGCCCTCCTTCCACCACTCCCTCCACAACCTGGCACAGCTCCCCCCATCCTACGAGAACGCCACCAAGCCAGAGCTCAACAGATACTCCTCGCTCAAACGCCTGG AAAAGAGTGGTCTTGATGAATATTCATCTGGCTACTGCACCACCAAGAGGCGTCCCCACACGGCCCAGCCcgctctccagtcctccagtcacCACATCCCTTGTGGCGGAGACTACAACACCATGGGTGGGAGGGGCACCCTCCCTCGCCACGCCCCCCGCCCCTGGATTCAACCCACCGGCCtaccccctgtctcccccacGGTCAACCCCTACCCCTTGGACCCAATTGAGCAGCACTACAATCCCAACTATGACACCCTGTCCAAGCCTGCCAGGAAGGTCATCTCGCAGGACCAGCTGCTCAACATGGGGGACGTCCCCGGGAACACTGGGACCCTCTCCAGGATGTCCAAGAACCAGCAGCACCAGTACTACAAAGCCATGGCTGCTGCTACTAAGAACTccaacacccagaccctgacAAGGAAGCCCCAGGATCGACCCCAGGAGCGGCCTCAGTccaacacccagaccctgacAAGGAAGCCCCAGGATCGACCCCAGGAGCGGCCTCAGTCCAGCACCCAGACCCTGACACGGAAGCCCAAGGATCGACCCCAGGAGCGGCCTCAGTCCAACAACCAGACCCTGACGAGGAAGCCCAAGGATTGGCCCCAGGAGCGTCCCCAGGATCGCCTACTCATGTCACCAGATCACCTGGAGGAGAGCATGGGTAGAGGGGTCGGAGGGATGGGAGTGGGTGTGCAGGATCCATACGCCCATGGAGGCGGGGGAGGCATGGTCCCCACTCTCCCCCGGGGTGGTCTCACCCCTCAGCAGAAAGCCCAGTCCCAGCAGAATGTATGTGCCACGCCCTCCCTGGACAGGCACCACATGATCAAGATGAACTCTCACCCCACCtcagggagggagcaggagagaagcCAGGGCATGACGGGGCATATGAGTGGAGGCATGGGGGGAGGCATGGGGGGCTGGGGTGGTAGCGAGATGCCCGGGGCGGGGGTTGTCATGGGAACAGGAACGCTAGGGGGCCACAGCGCCAAGAGGATGGCTTTCGCTGCCAAGAGGCAGAACACTATTGAGCAGTTACACTTTATACCAGGAGGGGGCGACGGAGGAGCgggaggaggaagtagaggaggaggaagtggaggaggagggggaggcagtCAGGGCATCAGGACAGGCAGTAAGAATGAGGTGACAGTGTGA